From a region of the Zingiber officinale cultivar Zhangliang chromosome 10B, Zo_v1.1, whole genome shotgun sequence genome:
- the LOC122029475 gene encoding uncharacterized protein slr1919-like isoform X1 produces MTNAFRRLLLNHRRWRHLPSPHLCRRPDSSDCSLSRPSDGLRIGSSRSFHLIRQFSTGFTSVHGERPSAEYAKRRKESLETEFGHILGAHRSESWFSYHRFGPFLALYRAAIISFYLAKLTVWHFFVRDIRKRAVKFREALINLGPFYIKLGQALSTRSDILPSSYCQELSKLQDQIPPYSTIDAIKSIESQLGLPINQTFADISPKPIAAASLGQVYKAHLHSGELVAVKVQRPGMSFFLTLDALLFHMIGGQLKRFAKARKDLLVAVNEMVRHMFDEIDYILEAQNAERFASLYASTNSHDNPRTESIKVPKIYWNFTRKALLTMEWIDGIKLTDAPRINKANLNRKQLIDQGLYCSLRQLLEEGYFHADPHPGNLVVTESGSLAYFDFGMMGEIPRHFRVGLIQVLVHYVNRDSSGLANDFLSLGFIPDGTDIQSVADALHESFGEEGSRHSNDFQGIMDQLYDIMYEFDFSLPPDYALVIRALGSLEGTAKALDPSFKVVESAYPYVIGRLLADPNPDMRRILRELLIRSNGSIRWNRLERLIAAISEQSSDTENEATLLRKGFDMHSVVASTEDLFNFVLSEKGWRVRVFLVQDILKAADTFINEAGLPCMFDNQKTMESSALEKDTLATRLVDGFCSLRRAISLAPEAWGAMFLRTLAKSNTRRFLLDIFSSLAVHFGDKIPETFFLCISKFIHWLEKEDCCQRDS; encoded by the exons ATGACGAATGCTTTCCGCCGGCTGCTCCTCAATCACCGCCGCTGGAGACATCTCCCCTCGCCTC ATCTTTGTCGTCGGCCCGATTCCTCAGACTGCTCGCTGAGTAGACCCTCAGATGGCCTCCGGATCGGGAGTTCACGGTCGTTTCATCTGATTCGGCA GTTTTCCACTGGCTTCACGAGTGTCCATGGGGAGAGGCCGTCGGCGGAGTACGCCAAACGGCGCAAGGAGTCGTTGGAGACGGAGTTTGGGCACATCCTCGGAGCCCACCGATCCGAGTCCTGGTTTTCTTATCATCGGTTTGGTCCCTTCTTGGCGCTGTATAGAGCGGCGATCATTTCCTTTTACCTGGCCAAACTGACCGTATGGCATTTCTTTGTCCGAGATATAAGGAAGCGAGCTGTCAAG tttAGGGAGGCTCTCATTAACTTAGGCCCTTTCTATATCAAG CTTGGGCAAGCACTTAGCACACGCTCTGATATATTGCCCAGTTCTTATTGTCAAGAGCTTTCCAAGCTACAG gATCAAATACCGCCATATTCTACTATTGATGCAATCAAGTCTATTGAATCTCAGTTGGGACTTCCAATTAATCAAACCTTTGCAGATATAAGTCCAAAACCAATTGCAGCAGCATCCTTGGGTCAAGTTTATAAAG CTCATCTACATTCTGGGGAGCTTGTGGCTGTCAAAGTACAAAGACCTGGCATGAGTTTCTTTCTGACCCTTGATGCGCTATTGTTTCATATGATTGGGGGGCAATTGAAACGATTTGCAAAGGCTCGCAAAGATCTCTTGGTAGCTGTCAATGAGATG GTTAGACACATGTTTGATGAAATTGATTACATCCTGGAAGCACAAAATGCGGAAAGATTTGCTTCCCTCTATGCATCAA CTAATAGTCATGATAATCCTAGAACAGAATCCATCAAAGTTCCTAAGATCTACTGGAATTTCACACGGAAGGCTCTGCTTACAATGGAGTGGATAGATGGAATCAAGCTGACAGATGCTCCCCGTATAAACAAAGCTAATTTGAATCGGAAACAGTTAATCGATCAA GGGCTTTATTGTTCATTGCGACAATTGCTTGAAGAAGGATACTTTCATGCTGATCCTCACCCTGGAAATCTTGTGGTCACTGAGAGTGGATCTCTAGCATATTTTGATTTTGGTATGATGGGTGAAATTCCCCGCCACTTCCGTGTAGGACTTATCCAAGTG CTTGTACACTATGTCAATCGTGACTCATCAGGCTTGGCAAATGACTTCCTTTCCCTGGGATTTATTCCTGATGGGACAGATATTCAGTCAGTTGCAGATGCATTGCATGAATCATTTGGTGAGGAAGGATCTAGGCATTCAAATGATTTTCAG GGGATAATGGATCAATTATATGATATCATGTATGAGTTCGACTTCTCTTTGCCTCCTGATTATGCACTGGTTATCAGGGCATTGGGGTCCTTGGAAGGGACTGCTAAAGCATTGGATCCAAGTTTTAAAGTCGTCGAAAGTGCATATCCTTATGTGATAGGGAGACTTCTTGCAGACCCAAACCCCGATATGAGGAGAATACTGAGGGAACTGCTTATACGAAGCAATGGCTCTATTCGCTGGAATCGGCTGGAGCGTCTG ATAGCAGCTATCTCTGAACAATCATCTGACACAGAAAATGAAGCCACTTTGTTGCGGAAAGGGTTTGACATGCATTCTGTGGTTGCTTCCACAGAGGATTTGTTCAATTTTGTGTTGTCAGAAAAAGGTTGGAGAGTTCGGGTTTTTCTGGTTCAAGATATTCTCAAAGCTGCAGACACTTTTATTAATGAAGCAGGGTTGCCATGCATGTTTGACAACCAAAAGACAATGGAAAGTTCTGCGCTCGAG AAAGACACATTAGCGACAAGATTGGTCGATGGGTTTTGCTCCCTGAGGCGAGCTATTAGCTTGGCACCAGAAGCATGGGGTGCCATGTTTCTACGAACATTAGCGAAATCTAACACCCGCAGATTTCTTCTAGACATATTTTCCTCATTGGCAGTTCATTTTGGCGACAAGATACCAGAAACATTTTTTCTTTGCATATCTAAATTTATTCATTGGTTAGAGAAGGAAGATTGTTGTCAAAGAGATTCATAA
- the LOC122030511 gene encoding transmembrane protein 230-like, with protein sequence MAYVDHAFSISDEDIMMGDSSYAIRSRPPIKEIAFAVALLVFGSLAIVVGSIMAANRVGGDRAHGIFFAILGSVLFLPGFYYTRIAYYAYKGYKGFSFDNIPAV encoded by the exons ATGGCGTACGTCGACCACGCCTTCTCCATCTCCGACGAGGACATCATGATGGGCGACTCCAGCTACGCCATCCGCAGTCGGCCCCCCATCAAAGAGATCGCCTTCGCCGTCGCCCTGCTCGTATTCGGCTCCCTCGCCATCGTCGTCGGCTCCATCATGGCCGCCAACCGCGTCGGCGGCGACCGCGCCCACG GGATTTTCTTCGCGATTTTGGGGTCCGTGCTTTTCCTGCCAGGGTTCTACTACACGAGGATAGCTTATTATGCGTACAAGGGGTACAAAGGCTTTTCCTTTGACAATATTCCTGCTGTCTGA
- the LOC122029475 gene encoding uncharacterized protein slr1919-like isoform X2: MTNAFRRLLLNHRRWRHLPSPHLCRRPDSSDCSLSRPSDGLRIGSSRSFHLIRQFSTGFTSVHGERPSAEYAKRRKESLETEFGHILGAHRSESWFSYHRFGPFLALYRAAIISFYLAKLTVWHFFVRDIRKRAVKFREALINLGPFYIKLGQALSTRSDILPSSYCQELSKLQDQIPPYSTIDAIKSIESQLGLPINQTFADISPKPIAAASLGQVYKAHLHSGELVAVKVQRPGMSFFLTLDALLFHMIGGQLKRFAKARKDLLVAVNEMVRHMFDEIDYILEAQNAERFASLYASKSIKVPKIYWNFTRKALLTMEWIDGIKLTDAPRINKANLNRKQLIDQGLYCSLRQLLEEGYFHADPHPGNLVVTESGSLAYFDFGMMGEIPRHFRVGLIQVLVHYVNRDSSGLANDFLSLGFIPDGTDIQSVADALHESFGEEGSRHSNDFQGIMDQLYDIMYEFDFSLPPDYALVIRALGSLEGTAKALDPSFKVVESAYPYVIGRLLADPNPDMRRILRELLIRSNGSIRWNRLERLIAAISEQSSDTENEATLLRKGFDMHSVVASTEDLFNFVLSEKGWRVRVFLVQDILKAADTFINEAGLPCMFDNQKTMESSALEKDTLATRLVDGFCSLRRAISLAPEAWGAMFLRTLAKSNTRRFLLDIFSSLAVHFGDKIPETFFLCISKFIHWLEKEDCCQRDS; encoded by the exons ATGACGAATGCTTTCCGCCGGCTGCTCCTCAATCACCGCCGCTGGAGACATCTCCCCTCGCCTC ATCTTTGTCGTCGGCCCGATTCCTCAGACTGCTCGCTGAGTAGACCCTCAGATGGCCTCCGGATCGGGAGTTCACGGTCGTTTCATCTGATTCGGCA GTTTTCCACTGGCTTCACGAGTGTCCATGGGGAGAGGCCGTCGGCGGAGTACGCCAAACGGCGCAAGGAGTCGTTGGAGACGGAGTTTGGGCACATCCTCGGAGCCCACCGATCCGAGTCCTGGTTTTCTTATCATCGGTTTGGTCCCTTCTTGGCGCTGTATAGAGCGGCGATCATTTCCTTTTACCTGGCCAAACTGACCGTATGGCATTTCTTTGTCCGAGATATAAGGAAGCGAGCTGTCAAG tttAGGGAGGCTCTCATTAACTTAGGCCCTTTCTATATCAAG CTTGGGCAAGCACTTAGCACACGCTCTGATATATTGCCCAGTTCTTATTGTCAAGAGCTTTCCAAGCTACAG gATCAAATACCGCCATATTCTACTATTGATGCAATCAAGTCTATTGAATCTCAGTTGGGACTTCCAATTAATCAAACCTTTGCAGATATAAGTCCAAAACCAATTGCAGCAGCATCCTTGGGTCAAGTTTATAAAG CTCATCTACATTCTGGGGAGCTTGTGGCTGTCAAAGTACAAAGACCTGGCATGAGTTTCTTTCTGACCCTTGATGCGCTATTGTTTCATATGATTGGGGGGCAATTGAAACGATTTGCAAAGGCTCGCAAAGATCTCTTGGTAGCTGTCAATGAGATG GTTAGACACATGTTTGATGAAATTGATTACATCCTGGAAGCACAAAATGCGGAAAGATTTGCTTCCCTCTATGCATCAA AATCCATCAAAGTTCCTAAGATCTACTGGAATTTCACACGGAAGGCTCTGCTTACAATGGAGTGGATAGATGGAATCAAGCTGACAGATGCTCCCCGTATAAACAAAGCTAATTTGAATCGGAAACAGTTAATCGATCAA GGGCTTTATTGTTCATTGCGACAATTGCTTGAAGAAGGATACTTTCATGCTGATCCTCACCCTGGAAATCTTGTGGTCACTGAGAGTGGATCTCTAGCATATTTTGATTTTGGTATGATGGGTGAAATTCCCCGCCACTTCCGTGTAGGACTTATCCAAGTG CTTGTACACTATGTCAATCGTGACTCATCAGGCTTGGCAAATGACTTCCTTTCCCTGGGATTTATTCCTGATGGGACAGATATTCAGTCAGTTGCAGATGCATTGCATGAATCATTTGGTGAGGAAGGATCTAGGCATTCAAATGATTTTCAG GGGATAATGGATCAATTATATGATATCATGTATGAGTTCGACTTCTCTTTGCCTCCTGATTATGCACTGGTTATCAGGGCATTGGGGTCCTTGGAAGGGACTGCTAAAGCATTGGATCCAAGTTTTAAAGTCGTCGAAAGTGCATATCCTTATGTGATAGGGAGACTTCTTGCAGACCCAAACCCCGATATGAGGAGAATACTGAGGGAACTGCTTATACGAAGCAATGGCTCTATTCGCTGGAATCGGCTGGAGCGTCTG ATAGCAGCTATCTCTGAACAATCATCTGACACAGAAAATGAAGCCACTTTGTTGCGGAAAGGGTTTGACATGCATTCTGTGGTTGCTTCCACAGAGGATTTGTTCAATTTTGTGTTGTCAGAAAAAGGTTGGAGAGTTCGGGTTTTTCTGGTTCAAGATATTCTCAAAGCTGCAGACACTTTTATTAATGAAGCAGGGTTGCCATGCATGTTTGACAACCAAAAGACAATGGAAAGTTCTGCGCTCGAG AAAGACACATTAGCGACAAGATTGGTCGATGGGTTTTGCTCCCTGAGGCGAGCTATTAGCTTGGCACCAGAAGCATGGGGTGCCATGTTTCTACGAACATTAGCGAAATCTAACACCCGCAGATTTCTTCTAGACATATTTTCCTCATTGGCAGTTCATTTTGGCGACAAGATACCAGAAACATTTTTTCTTTGCATATCTAAATTTATTCATTGGTTAGAGAAGGAAGATTGTTGTCAAAGAGATTCATAA